The Methanopyrus kandleri AV19 DNA segment GTGAGTATCAAATCCGCCCCAGCTCTCTTGATGCACGTTAGGGACTCCAGCACAGCGGTCCGGTAATCCACGTACCCCGCCTCGGCCGCCGCCTTGATCATCGCGTATTCACCGCTAACCTGATAGGCCGCGATGGGGTGGTCGAACCTCCGCCGAGCCTCGCGCACCACGTCCAGGTAGGGCATCGCCGGCTTAATCATTAAGATGTCCGCTCCCTCCTCGGCGTCTAGCTCCAGCTCGCGGATCGCCTGGCGGAAGCACCGAGGATCCATCTGGTAAGTGCTCCGATCCCCGAACTCCGGTGCCGAGTCCGCTGCGTCCCGGAACGGGCCGTAGAACGCGCTGTGATACTTGGCCGCATAAGACATGATCAGGACATCGTCGAAACCCTCGCTCTCAAGCGCCTCTCTAATCACCTTCACCCGACCGTCCATCATATCGGAGGGGGCGACTATGTCGGCCCCGGCTTCGGCGTGGGAAAGAGCCACCTCCGCCAAGACCTCCAGGGTGGGGTCGTTCAGCACCTTACCCGTATCCTCGTCGACGAGGCCGCAATGACCGTGGGTAGTGTACTGGCAGAGACAAACGTCCGTGACCACGACAATGTCGTCGCCGTACTCCTCCTTGAGCGCCCGCACGGTCCTTTGGACTATACCCTCGGGATCCGCGGCGACTCGACCTTCAGGGTCCTTTTCTCTCGGGATCCCGAAGAGTATGAACGCCCGTAGGCCCAGGTCCAGGAGTTCTCTAACTGTCTCGACGGCAGTTTCCACGGAGTGGTAGCGTTGACCGGGCATTGAGGGAATTTCGTGGGTCTTCCCGTCCTCACGTACGAAGATCGGGTAGATTAGATCGTCCGGGCGCACTTCCGTTTCGGCGACGAGATCACGGATCGCCTCGGACTTACGATACCTGCGCATGCGGACGGTCGGATACAATCCGTCTCTCCCCCACGGGGAGTGCTTCAAGTTGATACGCGGGAGGAAGGAGTCCCGTGAAACGGCGTTCGGTGTGGTAGACGTGTTCAAAGAGGCGTTCATAAAGTGGTCGGAGGGATGGGCGCGGCTGAAGGAGTTCGACCGGGAAGAAATGCTAAGCGCTTATTCTAGCTTCTTTCGGAGTCGATTTGGGGTGAATTTTAAGGAGAGAAACGTTGTGGAACTTTTGAATCTTATTTACAGAATAGCCGTCGAGTATAGGAATATACTCGACGTAGGTGAGAAGACTTTAACTGGCAAATTACGTACATATTTCATTCCTGTTATAATGGTAATTATGGTAAAACAGTTTTATGGAAGAATTAAAAGAAAAGAAGCAATGAAGTACGTACGGGACGCATTACAGTTTTACAAGACGGCGTATGAGTTATCAGGTAGGGAAGAAGGATTTGAGGAAATATTGGTTGGATCCTTATTACCTATTGAAGTGCGTAAGGGAGAGAAATTGCCGAAATTCTTCGAAGAATCGTTTAAAGATAGCACCATTAGGAAATTTTTAGGGTTAGAAAGCGAGTCTGGCTCGGTAAAATTTGGACTTGGATGTGTATTCATTCCATCATGGCAATTTCGCGAGCTAAGGGCTGAGATAAAATTCGGAAAAGGGTTCGGTAGAGACGGAGGTTATGTAGAGTACGTGGTGCACAGAGCGGGAACGTTTCGTGAGTGTTTACTCATGGTCCCACAGCTGAGACTCGTACTCGTGGAGAACGCCGATACTCCCGACAAGCGGGTGTTCTTACCGTTCGATATGTTGGAGCTCGTACCACCGGATCCGGCGGCGAGGATGAAACTGGAGAGTCTAGCCGTTAAGCTCACTCGCCCGTCTTAGGGCCCTGCACGCCGCTCTACGGTACTCGTCCGGCAGCTCCATGATCGCGGACGTCAGGACGTTGATCAGCCGCTTGGTGTAAGCCTCCGCGAAGTCTTGGAGGACGTTTTCCGGATCTCCCGTCTTCAACCTCCGCAGTGCGCGCTCGAGCTCCCGATCCTTAATTTCATGCAGCGACTTCGCGACATCGGCCACGAGGCGTCGCTCCTTCAGCTTTTCAAGCTCTTCTTCCACGGTTGAGAGTTCCTCTTCGATTAGCTTCTCCACCTTGGGAATCTCTTTACGCCGCCTCTCGAGGTTCTCCCGCGCGATCACTCGGAGATCATCGATAGTGCGTACCTCGACGTCTTCGATGTTCTCCACTCCCTCTTCGACGTCTCTGGGATTAGCGATATCGATTATCAGGATCGGGGATCGACGATCTCTCTTACGCAAGGCTTCTCTAACGTCGTCGACATGGATCACGGGATGTGGGGCGGCCGTCGCTGAAACCACGACATCCGACCGGGCGAGATGATCCACGAGCTCGTCGAACCGTACCGCCTCTCCGCCCAGATCCCTCGCGAGCTCGACGGCTCGCTCGTAGGTGCGGTTCGCCACGAGAACTGCTCTGACGCCCCTATCGACTAGGGACTTAGCCACGGTCTTTCCCATCTCACCGGCGCCGACTACGAGAACGGTCTTATCGTGGAGGGATCCCAGCTCCCGCTCCGCCAGCTCGACAGCGGCGGATCCTATAGACACCGCACCTTCACTGATCCGAGTCTCCTCCCGGGCCCGTTTGCCCAGGTTGATCGCCCTCCGGAAGACTATCTTGAGGGCTTCATCCAACGTACCCAACCGTGCGGCACGGTCGTACGCCTTTTTCACCTGACGTAGGATTTCCTGCTCCCCCACCATCATCGACTCCAGCCCACAAGCGACACGGAATAGGTGCCTCACAGCTTCCGAACCTCGTTTAACCCAAGCATCGTCGTGTATGAGATCCCCAAGCTCCTCGGCACGATCCCTAGCCCCCGAGGCGTACACCTCGACGCGGTTGCATGTCTGAAGGAGGACACAGCCGGAGAGTCCGAAGGACTCGACGATGTCCCTCACAGCCTCATCGGACTCGAACCTGGCCTTCTCCAGCTCCTCTACTTCCGCCTCCTTGTGGGTGATACCGACGCACACCAGGTCCTCCATCTACCTCCCTCCTCGCGGTTGTCGGTCAACGTGGTCGCACGATGTTAATTAGCGGCCGGTTCCATCGTGGCAGGGGGGAGAATCCCGTGTCGAAGTCCGAAGCCATGGCCCACCTTTCCGTCATGGAAGCGACCTATAACGTGAAGATCAAGAACAAGGAGGAGGCTGCCGAGGCGATCGCGGAGAAGGCGATGGAGTTCGGAGTCGAACCCATCCACATCTGCACTGCCCTCAACACTTGGCTGGCCCGCATGATGTCGGAGGGAGAAATCGAGGAGGGTGACGAAATAGAGATTCCACGGGAGCTCATCGAAGGTATCGAGGTGAAGGGCTAACCCAAGATGCCGGCGGCCAGCTCGAAGGCCGTGACGATTCGTGCAGCCACCGTCCACGCGTCCAGGGGTTCGTCGTATATTCGAACGACATCGTCCGCACGATCGTAGAACTCCTCCGAGAAGTCCCCCTTCGGGAAGCCACCCACCACGACTCCTATCCTTTCCACGCCGGCGTCCAGGAGCCCGGCCATATAGCCGACGGGTTCGATCAGATCGCCTCGTTCGGAAAGTAACACGTTGACCTCGTTGGCCTCCAGCACGTCCCACACGCTGACATCCAGGACCTCTATCAGCGGCTCATCGGAATCCGGAGGCGCCTGACCCTCCTTGAGGACCTGCTCCATGAGCCCAATGAACCGATACTGATCCCTCGGTAGCCTGACGTCTCCACGGAACCATAT contains these protein-coding regions:
- the hemB gene encoding porphobilinogen synthase, which produces MRRYRKSEAIRDLVAETEVRPDDLIYPIFVREDGKTHEIPSMPGQRYHSVETAVETVRELLDLGLRAFILFGIPREKDPEGRVAADPEGIVQRTVRALKEEYGDDIVVVTDVCLCQYTTHGHCGLVDEDTGKVLNDPTLEVLAEVALSHAEAGADIVAPSDMMDGRVKVIREALESEGFDDVLIMSYAAKYHSAFYGPFRDAADSAPEFGDRSTYQMDPRCFRQAIRELELDAEEGADILMIKPAMPYLDVVREARRRFDHPIAAYQVSGEYAMIKAAAEAGYVDYRTAVLESLTCIKRAGADLILTYFAPEVVRWLKS
- the hemA gene encoding glutamyl-tRNA reductase, which produces MEDLVCVGITHKEAEVEELEKARFESDEAVRDIVESFGLSGCVLLQTCNRVEVYASGARDRAEELGDLIHDDAWVKRGSEAVRHLFRVACGLESMMVGEQEILRQVKKAYDRAARLGTLDEALKIVFRRAINLGKRAREETRISEGAVSIGSAAVELAERELGSLHDKTVLVVGAGEMGKTVAKSLVDRGVRAVLVANRTYERAVELARDLGGEAVRFDELVDHLARSDVVVSATAAPHPVIHVDDVREALRKRDRRSPILIIDIANPRDVEEGVENIEDVEVRTIDDLRVIARENLERRRKEIPKVEKLIEEELSTVEEELEKLKERRLVADVAKSLHEIKDRELERALRRLKTGDPENVLQDFAEAYTKRLINVLTSAIMELPDEYRRAACRALRRASELNG
- a CDS encoding ribosome biogenesis protein, encoding MPRLCFVLAESELEFIPPKLRGHQHVVRWAKRRGKKPGECLLIASKHHVAMRDKRLPERDRRGRPDIVHVTLLHVLDSPASRENALDVYVHTRHDRVIWFRGDVRLPRDQYRFIGLMEQVLKEGQAPPDSDEPLIEVLDVSVWDVLEANEVNVLLSERGDLIEPVGYMAGLLDAGVERIGVVVGGFPKGDFSEEFYDRADDVVRIYDEPLDAWTVAARIVTAFELAAGILG